Genomic segment of Drosophila takahashii strain IR98-3 E-12201 chromosome X, DtakHiC1v2, whole genome shotgun sequence:
GCAGCGCAGCAATGTGGAGGTGAATGCGTTGGAAAGGCTGTTGGCGCGAGGAGAGGAGGCGTTTGACGAGTTTGCCGGTGGATCGGCGATGCAGCAGCTGAGCCAGTGGCCCACGAATTGGGCAGAGGAATCCACAAGGTCGTTAAGCGGACGTGCGAGCTTCTCATCCGTTCATGTGCGTCAACGCACGGAGGATTTGGTGCTGCAGAAGCTGATGGAGGAGCGCAGTGTTCCCTTGGAGGCGAGGAATCTGCTGGACAATCAATGGCGCGACAGCCTGCTGAATCCCAGCTGCGATCAGCGTTCCTGCCGGGAACTAACGCTCCTCCGTCACATTGTTCAGAACGTCGGCGGTGGCCAGGAGTTGTCGCTGCTGCCGCAATCGCAATCGAGCCTCTCCAGCGGCATTCTAATGCGCTGCCTCGCCTGGACTCAGTTGCTCCGTCAGCATTGTGCTAATAGCAGCTGGGAAACCCTCTGCTTAgatgccgctgctgccgctcgagaagaaggaaatcttcaACTGGCGGAGGCTTTGCTAACGCAATTCTTTGGCCAGCCGCTGGAAGAGATTGCCAGTCAGTTTTGCCTGGAAGAAGGAGGCCTGCACACGGAGAATCCCTCGCTGCTGCGTGGCTACAGTGAGCTGGTCAAGTGCCTGCATCTCAGCGATTCGTTGGGTAACTCATCCATTGATGTCTGTGCCTCGCTGTGCTTGAATATCCAAGGGAGCAGCCATCAAGCGGATCTGCTGCTCAATCTCTCCGATTGGATAGCCGCTAGGAGCTGCAATGGTTTGGCCACCGCGCAGTCGCCGGCGCTCCTTCAACTGCTCGATCAGCTGCCCGAATGTCCGCTCATCTGTGCCGCCCAACCTTTGGCCATTCCCCAAGCGGAGCGTTTGGTGGCCCGCCTCGTCCATGCCAGCTTAAAGCAGCGTTCCAATTGCGAGGAGGCTTTGATTGCCTACGGCAATTGGTGCTATCGCTGGGGCAAGAAGATCGTGGACAGCGGCTGTGTGCTCAGCCAGGCGGATGCATCTGCTCTCAGTGAGGCCCTGGATCTCGCCCATCCGCTGGACAGTGAGCAGCTGAATGAGCTGCTGCAGGCGCTCAGCATGGAACAGCCGCCGGCGAGCTGCGTGGAGGTTTGTCCCGAGGCGGCGCGTGCACGCGATGATGAGGCCGCCAAGAGTTGCCTGCGCCGGCTGGCTTTGCTAGCGGATAAACCAACGGAGGTTCTCGATTCCATCCTCCAGATTTGGCGAAGAGCCATAGCCAACACCTATGATTATTACCGCGATGCGGCACGTTCGTACTTTCAGTATCTCAGTTTGAAGTCAGGAAAGAGCAGCGAGAAGGAGGAGGCCATCGATGACAGCAATTTAGTAACCACAACTCTACGACTCCTTCGCCTGATTGTCAAGCATGCGAGTGGCTTGCAAGAGGTACTAGAACAAGGACTCCGCACCACGCCCATTGCCCCCTGGAAGGTGATCATACCGCAGCTGTTTAGCCGCCTCAATCACCATGAACCTTATGTAAGGAAAAGCGTTTGTGATCTCCTCTGTCGCCTCGCGGAGAGTCGCCCGCAGTTGGTGATCTTTCCAGCGGTTGTGGGTGCAAATCGTGAGCAACAGGATGCAAGTAGCACCTCGGAGGATGCCTGCTGCTATGGCTATTTGCTGGGAGAGCTATCGAAACAAGCGCCCGAGGCAGTGCAGCATGTGCAGCTGATGGTGAAGGAGCTGCGCAGGGTTTGCCTGCTGTGGGATGAGTACTGGATCCATTCGCTGGCCCACATTTACAATACCTACGTGAGCAGGGTGAGTGCACTGGCCACGGAATTTCGACCCGACGATCACGAGGGCAAAAACAATCGGTTTAATGTTTGGCGACCGCAACTGCTGGCCGATTTGGAGGCTCTAGCCGCGCTCACCGCTCGTCCAGCGGAAACCAGCTACGAAAGGAGCTTCCGCAAGCGTTTCGATGCACCTATAAAAGCTACCTTAGAAGCCCTTCGCACGCGTCGCTATCCGGAGGCCTGGGACAAGCTGAAGCAGCTCTATCACATCCTGCAGTCCAACATGATtcgcggcagcggcagcaccCTCAAAATGCAGAGCTTAAGTCCCGTGCTCTGTGGGATAGGGAAAATGAGGATATCAATGCCTGGTTTGGATGCCCATGGTCCAGATGAGGATCACGTGACCATTGAAAGCATCGAGGGATCCGTTTGCGTGCTGCCCACGAAGACAAAGCCCAAGAAGGTGGCCTTCTACGGCAGCAACGGTCAGCGCTACACGTTCCTGTTCAAGGGCATGGAGGATCTGCATCTGGACGAGCGCATCATGCAGTTCCTGTCCATTTCGAATGCGATTATGGCCTGTCGCAGCGATGCCCCTTCGAGCAATGGTTGCTATCGTGCGCATCACTACTCGGTGATTCCTTTGGGTCCACAATCGGGATTGATTAGCTGGGTGGATGGAGTCACGCCGCTTTTTGCGCTCTACAAGAAGTGGCAGCAAAGACAGCCAGAAAaaacaggaggaggagcaggaggaggagcagtgAATACCACGCGACGCTTTACAGATTTATTCTACAGTAAACTCTCGCCCCTGCTGGCCAAGCACAATCTGCTTGTGAGCGATCCCCGTCGCCAGTGGCCCATCTCCGCTTTGCGTCAGGTGCTGGCGGAGCTAACCCAGGAGACACCCGGCGATCTGCTCGCCCGGGAGCTGTGGTGCCAGGCGGGAAATGCCGCCGAGTGGCGGCTGTCGGTGCGTCGCTATGCCCGCTGCATGTCGGTCATGTCGATGATCGGCTATGTGATCGGACTGGGCGATCGCCATCTGGACAATGTGCTCATTAACCTAGGCAGCGGTGATATCGTGCATATTGACTACAATGTTTGCTTCGAAAAGGGACGCACGCTGCGCATCCCCGAGAAGGTGCCCTTCCGCCTCACCCAGAACCTCATTCATGCGCTGGGAATCACGGGAATCGAGGTAAGTCCATAGGCTAGCtaatcttaaatattaaatcttaaatctcTTAATGATAATGCCCCCTTTTAATCATCTTAACTTATTAACAATGAAACGATCATCGATTTTacgttatgtggtatcaatatCACATtgcttttttctctctctttcgaaGTGAGAGAATCtccgaaagagagagagaacgaTATGCCAGAattttaccatgcgcatatcgatttgaccgtaacgtgttttgttttttgtgtagTAGCAACTCATTCGAatgatgaaaaaaaaaaattgatatgaaacgatgatcaattttACGTTATGTGTAGACCTcgcattttgcatatttgtccattttttgtccgatttttaccaaaatttctaggtaggtattttatttttcaaaagtaataAACTCGGATGCATAtcggaaatatgcaaaatatatgcaaaaaatatatgcataaaatatgcaaaatatttgcaaaatatGTGCGAACAACTGGAGGCTCAAATATTCTAAGGAACCTTCAGTAAACACGAGccattttactatttttgcgCCCTTCTCGCCTACtcgttggaaatataaatagggtttccttaaatttgggaaaaaattagatatctcagaaatgatgaaaagtaacaaacaattttcttcgggGAAATTATGTTAGCTATGAAATGGTCAATCATGAATAgttgagtttattttatattttgcatattttatgcatatgaattttatgcaaatattaaaaacaaaatatgccattaattttaaactatatttttattgaaacgaaCTTTGGTGTTTTCGGAATTGATCTATCTTTATCCTATAAAAACTACTGCTTGATctccggctgctgctgctgctggtagcccgtggaggaggaggtggcctCCATGCGCTGCTTGCTGTCCGCCGGCAGCTGATCCTCGCACTGCCTCGCCGTCCGGCAGCAGAGAGTCTGGGCGAAGGCTCGCCGGAAGCCGGAGTTCTTCCACGAGTAAATGATGGGATTCAGCGCCGAATTGCAGATGGCCAGCGAGAAGGTGGTCTTGTAGATCAGCGAGCTGCTCCGGCAGATGCTGAACAGCTGGGCAATGGCCACGCAGAAGTAGGGAAGCCAGCAGAGCGTGAAGCAGCCCATGATGAAGACCACAATCTGGACGCTCTTCCAGTCCGGATGGAGCAGCAGACTCCGCATGGTGGTGGCCTCATCCGCATTGTAGACCACCGACTGGCGGAGGCGCTGCGCCTGCTTGGAGGCCTCGCGCATGATGCGCCAGTAGACGAGGAGCATGCAGATCCAGATGATCACGAAGCCGGGAGTTATTACGCCAGCTATGTAGCCGGGCGCCAGGACCTCGTCGAATTCGCAGGCCTGCGCCTCGGGCCATCGGTTCCAGAAGACCGGCAGCAGGGCCACCACGGCGCCCAGGCACCAGTTCGACACGATGATGCTGTAGGCCACGCGACGGGTCATGTATCTGTAGGGGATTAGTCCAGGGATTAGAAATAGCAATGGTCAGAAAAGTTGTGGATTGTAGAATGGATGT
This window contains:
- the mAChR-C gene encoding alpha-1A adrenergic receptor, with translation MSFSSSSSPPAWDYRSSTDHSILWSRQNATETPTELSLQASSLGAGHFLWLAINALLFALILGGNILTIVAVRTCRHLRSVISNLFILSLAVSDFCVGLALPYHLVFYMGSDIGEMRAPCLLRFFLLICACCVSMLTLISIAVDRYIAVVYALHYRRYMTRRVAYSIIVSNWCLGAVVALLPVFWNRWPEAQACEFDEVLAPGYIAGVITPGFVIIWICMLLVYWRIMREASKQAQRLRQSVVYNADEATTMRSLLLHPDWKSVQIVVFIMGCFTLCWLPYFCVAIAQLFSICRSSSLIYKTTFSLAICNSALNPIIYSWKNSGFRRAFAQTLCCRTARQCEDQLPADSKQRMEATSSSTGYQQQQQPEIKQ